In the genome of Saprospira sp. CCB-QB6, one region contains:
- a CDS encoding PD-(D/E)XK nuclease family protein translates to MIVRFGLSLQEQIFPLWEEGIDYSCGPQQLIEFLEEQLGIGYPDNKAFLRVEQYRQLLALYLEKQKEAFFAASFKADPLATAQALLDRRDELYLSSWDFAIRTQMPSRLRTLAELERLLQRQEEIQLAPAFAERFRQVFAYIEKGRKQPISKLLLQEPKALWPPYWQRFFELLEKEGVEIGQLEQPQPLANKQLGQLQARLLGQEIPTADTKKADGSILVLKAESEAYAAAYLAKLFAQMPDLKPLCLLSNKNRALDNALVQEGLPSFGVESASLARPSLQILKLISSFLWQPLNPYRLLEFLSLPNIPLHKGLAVKLAESISEKPGLFSALWFRKKEEFVQDMKAQIERAGPRIAQKLEAELAQAEKDYSFWFERRRYDSRQLLPVRELVEIFDYLRLWALKLVDEQKKQVDKIDKKLNKSDIEEAKEQQLERQREEILAAQKPILRLYEQAGRLLLLLQSLAKKEQGVGYLQLERLVKQVNQAVAIPFRPSELGHAPFVYEPAAIVGNSQQLLWWNFVDPQRNLGFDRWYKNERDYLEKRAIQLEALAQLNLRNIWQRIRPILYCREQLILVLPAKVEGREQHPHPLWGDMQALFGELLDTFSIQLEEAKSSTYFQQYFELAEEEKLRPSPLKSPSPYIRLGQQEGGAGLLSERENESFSSLDKLFYYPYQWVFRYLIGLNKSSILQVSSENRLKGNLSHVLFERLFDLMVEKPKTWTKTELEAWIDKTLPTIIEREGAVLLMYGKEADRISFINKMKFSAWTLISAIQRNGWSVKASEMAVEGELCGQKIKGIADLVLYRERNGKVETAVLDLKWKGKSFYRQSLQNNDDLQLVVYSKFLSEKEGQWAHSGYYIISEGIILSRNNQAFVEAEAVSPEIDAVQQQSKTWQEMENTYLWRMQQLQEGQIELRNEHTQSALEEILQSQGLLDLLEMRQESAKYDIYRVLVQPMA, encoded by the coding sequence ATGATAGTACGTTTTGGTTTGAGCCTGCAAGAGCAGATTTTTCCGCTCTGGGAAGAAGGCATTGATTATAGTTGTGGCCCACAACAACTGATTGAATTTTTAGAAGAACAGTTGGGCATTGGTTATCCCGATAATAAGGCCTTTTTGCGTGTAGAGCAATATCGGCAGCTATTGGCTTTGTACCTAGAAAAACAAAAGGAGGCCTTTTTTGCCGCCTCTTTTAAAGCCGATCCCTTAGCTACCGCTCAAGCATTACTCGATCGCCGAGATGAACTTTATCTCTCTAGCTGGGATTTTGCCATCCGTACGCAAATGCCTAGCCGCCTGCGTACATTGGCCGAACTAGAACGCCTCTTGCAGCGTCAAGAAGAAATTCAACTCGCACCCGCCTTCGCAGAGCGCTTCCGCCAAGTTTTTGCCTATATCGAAAAGGGCCGCAAACAACCTATCTCTAAATTGTTGTTGCAAGAGCCCAAAGCTCTTTGGCCACCCTATTGGCAGCGCTTTTTTGAACTACTCGAAAAAGAAGGGGTGGAAATTGGACAATTAGAACAACCCCAACCCTTAGCTAATAAGCAGCTGGGCCAATTGCAAGCTCGCCTCCTCGGCCAAGAAATTCCCACTGCCGATACAAAAAAAGCAGATGGCTCTATTTTGGTCCTCAAAGCAGAGAGCGAAGCCTATGCCGCCGCTTATTTGGCCAAGCTTTTTGCCCAAATGCCCGACCTGAAACCACTTTGTTTGTTATCTAATAAAAATAGAGCACTAGACAATGCTTTGGTCCAAGAAGGATTACCCTCTTTTGGTGTGGAATCAGCCTCTTTGGCCCGCCCCAGCCTACAAATTCTTAAGCTAATTAGCTCTTTTCTCTGGCAACCCCTCAATCCATATCGCTTACTCGAGTTTTTATCTTTGCCCAATATTCCTTTGCACAAAGGTTTGGCAGTTAAGTTGGCCGAATCTATTTCTGAAAAACCTGGCCTCTTTAGCGCACTCTGGTTCCGCAAAAAAGAGGAATTTGTACAAGATATGAAGGCCCAAATCGAAAGAGCTGGCCCTCGTATTGCCCAAAAACTAGAAGCAGAACTAGCTCAAGCAGAAAAAGATTATAGCTTTTGGTTTGAACGCCGCCGCTACGACTCTCGACAATTATTGCCTGTTCGAGAATTAGTCGAAATTTTCGATTATCTCCGCCTTTGGGCCCTTAAATTAGTGGATGAGCAAAAGAAACAAGTTGATAAGATTGATAAAAAACTCAATAAATCAGATATAGAAGAGGCTAAGGAACAACAGCTTGAACGCCAAAGAGAAGAAATTTTGGCTGCCCAAAAACCAATTCTGCGCCTTTATGAGCAAGCTGGCCGCCTTTTGCTTTTGCTGCAAAGTTTAGCTAAAAAGGAACAAGGAGTAGGCTACCTACAGCTTGAACGCTTAGTAAAACAAGTAAACCAGGCCGTAGCTATTCCTTTCCGACCTAGTGAATTGGGGCATGCTCCCTTTGTTTATGAACCCGCTGCAATTGTAGGCAATAGCCAACAATTGCTTTGGTGGAACTTTGTGGATCCTCAACGCAATCTAGGTTTTGATCGCTGGTACAAAAATGAACGAGATTATCTAGAAAAAAGGGCCATCCAATTGGAGGCTTTGGCCCAACTCAATTTGCGGAATATCTGGCAGCGCATCCGGCCTATACTATATTGTAGAGAACAACTTATTTTGGTCCTTCCCGCCAAAGTGGAAGGGCGTGAACAACATCCACACCCACTTTGGGGCGATATGCAGGCCCTTTTTGGAGAGCTGCTCGATACATTTAGTATTCAACTAGAAGAGGCCAAAAGCTCTACTTATTTCCAACAGTATTTTGAGCTGGCAGAAGAAGAAAAGTTGCGTCCAAGTCCATTAAAATCTCCTTCGCCTTATATTCGTTTGGGCCAACAAGAAGGTGGCGCAGGCTTGCTCAGCGAGCGAGAAAATGAGTCGTTTAGTTCATTAGATAAGCTGTTTTATTATCCTTACCAATGGGTGTTCCGCTATTTGATTGGGCTGAATAAGTCTTCTATTTTGCAGGTTTCTAGTGAAAATCGCCTAAAGGGAAACCTATCGCATGTGCTTTTTGAACGCCTTTTTGATTTGATGGTAGAAAAGCCTAAAACTTGGACCAAAACAGAATTAGAAGCTTGGATTGATAAAACCTTACCGACAATTATTGAACGAGAGGGAGCGGTCTTGTTAATGTATGGCAAAGAAGCTGACCGAATTAGTTTTATCAATAAAATGAAGTTTTCTGCTTGGACCCTCATTTCTGCTATTCAGCGGAATGGTTGGAGCGTGAAAGCTTCTGAAATGGCTGTAGAGGGAGAACTTTGTGGCCAAAAAATTAAGGGTATTGCAGATTTGGTCCTTTACCGAGAGCGAAATGGTAAAGTAGAAACAGCCGTTTTAGACCTTAAGTGGAAAGGAAAAAGTTTTTATCGCCAAAGCTTACAGAATAATGATGATTTGCAGCTAGTGGTCTATTCTAAATTCCTTTCGGAAAAAGAGGGGCAATGGGCACATAGCGGTTACTATATTATTAGTGAGGGTATTATTTTGTCTCGAAATAATCAAGCTTTTGTAGAAGCGGAAGCTGTTTCTCCCGAAATTGATGCGGTCCAACAACAAAGTAAAACTTGGCAGGAAATGGAGAACACCTATCTCTGGAGAATGCAGCAGTTGCAAGAGGGCCAAATTGAGTTGCGCAATGAGCATACTCAATCTGCTTTAGAAGAAATTTTGCAATCGCAAGGGTTGCTAGACCTTTTAGAAATGCGGCAAGAATCAGCTAAATATGATATTTATCGAGTTTTGGTGCAGCCAATGGCATAA
- a CDS encoding alpha/beta hydrolase: protein MKIKFYFLLLFLAFFSSSWAQNKTAGSIWEVLAYPVHAFRLNRQQPAQAERQRIQYGPEERQYLWLYEPLGGAKQAPIIFYVHGGAWRTGKPEQHQHLAQLFTDLGYRLVMPAYRLAPTYCQEDLQLDIDQAILAALKHWNISGPKSQWIIGGSSAGGNLAALLAYDQDRLKNLGLSTQNITGFFSIAGALDLNQMESSLPLRQYAGSNNSVNFKLANPIYLIDPKDDFPALLLHGNKDGLVDFRASASFAQSLNQAQLPYSFHCIRGASHLVVTAKWYYKTKKRKGQGQHLRNWLIAISKAEIETPK, encoded by the coding sequence ATGAAAATCAAGTTTTACTTTTTGCTCCTTTTTTTGGCCTTTTTTAGCAGCAGTTGGGCCCAAAACAAAACAGCTGGCAGCATTTGGGAAGTATTGGCCTATCCTGTTCATGCTTTTCGCCTTAACCGGCAACAGCCCGCCCAAGCAGAACGGCAACGCATTCAATATGGCCCAGAAGAACGACAATATCTCTGGCTCTATGAACCTTTGGGCGGAGCTAAACAAGCTCCCATTATTTTTTATGTCCATGGTGGTGCTTGGCGAACGGGTAAACCAGAACAACATCAACATTTAGCCCAATTATTTACCGATTTGGGCTACCGTTTGGTCATGCCCGCTTACCGTTTGGCCCCTACTTATTGCCAAGAAGATTTACAACTCGATATTGACCAAGCCATTTTAGCCGCCCTCAAGCATTGGAATATTTCAGGCCCCAAAAGTCAATGGATTATTGGTGGAAGCTCTGCTGGGGGAAATTTAGCCGCTCTTTTGGCCTACGATCAAGATCGCTTAAAGAATTTAGGCCTAAGCACTCAAAATATTACTGGCTTTTTTTCTATCGCAGGCGCTTTAGACCTTAATCAGATGGAGTCTAGCCTTCCTCTTCGACAATATGCAGGCAGCAATAATTCAGTTAATTTCAAATTGGCCAATCCCATTTATTTGATTGATCCCAAAGACGATTTTCCAGCCCTTTTACTACACGGCAATAAAGATGGCTTAGTCGATTTTCGAGCATCGGCCTCTTTTGCCCAAAGCCTAAATCAGGCCCAACTCCCCTACTCTTTTCATTGCATCCGAGGCGCTAGCCATCTGGTCGTCACCGCAAAATGGTATTATAAGACCAAAAAGCGAAAAGGCCAAGGCCAACATTTACGCAATTGGCTAATCGCCATAAGCAAAGCGGAGATAGAAACTCCGAAATAA
- a CDS encoding thioredoxin family protein, with protein sequence MDKFLYFTQPQCGVCHALLPKLREFVAEHYPKMELEVIDCMAEPERAAQHNAFSVPLLLVFFEGKEFYRFFGAFSLSELAAQMQRPYQLRFED encoded by the coding sequence ATGGACAAATTTCTCTATTTCACACAACCTCAATGTGGGGTTTGCCATGCCCTACTGCCCAAACTTCGCGAGTTTGTAGCCGAACATTACCCAAAAATGGAATTAGAAGTAATTGATTGTATGGCCGAGCCCGAACGAGCGGCCCAACATAATGCTTTTTCGGTCCCTCTCCTACTCGTCTTTTTCGAAGGCAAAGAGTTTTATCGCTTCTTTGGCGCTTTTTCTTTAAGCGAACTAGCCGCCCAAATGCAACGCCCTTATCAACTTCGTTTTGAAGATTGA
- a CDS encoding alpha/beta fold hydrolase, whose protein sequence is MDYKVKELGKFQYIEEGQGETLLLLHGLFGALSNFGTIIEHFRQDYRILVPVLPIYEAPLRELSVGYLKNYVVEFLEAKGETEKMHVLGNSLGGHVSLFMALEEQDRLKSLILTGSSGLFENTLGNTFPKRKSYTFIERKAEYTFYDPATASKELVDSLFEIVNNNEKAIRVVACARSAIRDNVENRLHNIKLPTLLIWGKQDRITPPFVGEDFHKGIEKSQLYYIDKCGHAPMMERPDEFNRILSAFLNHQN, encoded by the coding sequence ATGGACTACAAAGTCAAGGAGCTAGGAAAGTTCCAATATATAGAAGAAGGCCAAGGGGAAACCCTTTTGCTTTTGCACGGTCTTTTTGGGGCCCTTAGTAACTTCGGTACAATTATCGAACATTTCCGTCAGGATTACCGCATTTTGGTTCCTGTACTTCCCATCTATGAAGCGCCTCTAAGAGAGCTTTCGGTGGGCTACCTCAAAAATTATGTGGTAGAGTTTCTTGAGGCCAAGGGCGAAACGGAAAAAATGCATGTTTTGGGCAATTCTTTGGGTGGGCACGTTAGCCTATTTATGGCCCTAGAAGAGCAAGATCGCTTGAAAAGCCTGATCCTAACTGGTAGCTCTGGACTGTTTGAAAACACTTTGGGGAATACCTTTCCTAAGCGGAAGAGCTATACCTTTATTGAGCGCAAAGCAGAATATACCTTTTATGATCCTGCCACAGCTAGCAAAGAATTAGTCGATAGCCTTTTCGAGATTGTCAACAATAACGAAAAAGCAATTCGCGTAGTAGCTTGTGCTCGTTCTGCTATCCGCGATAATGTAGAAAACCGTCTACACAATATCAAGCTCCCCACTTTGCTTATTTGGGGAAAGCAAGATCGCATTACGCCTCCTTTCGTTGGTGAGGATTTTCACAAAGGGATTGAGAAATCTCAACTATATTACATCGATAAATGTGGACATGCCCCAATGATGGAACGTCCTGATGAGTTTAATCGCATTTTGAGTGCTTTTTTGAACCATCAGAACTAA
- a CDS encoding UDP-N-acetylmuramoyl-tripeptide--D-alanyl-D-alanine ligase: MEIAQLYTHFLSAKGLCIDSRQVKAGDLFFALGQKDENGCHKGNDFAEMALAKGALAAIINDPRLKAENAQDERYILVEDVEICLQQLAKYHRKQLDIPVLAVVGSNGKTTCRELLYLVLSQNYDCWATPGNLNNHLGLPLSVLQIKNEHELAILEIGANHLGETAALCEIAAPTHGLITNHGKDHLGEYGSVENIQKANHELYDYLAKTGGQAFVYGQDPVMMKAAKQLKDPIFYGRPNDQTKAKLLAAPDLELQIQLGKRKLAIKMNLFGEFWAPTVLAAATIGDYFALPAAVIKQALESYAPKSLRSERRNWNEQALLLDCYNANPSSMQVFLQAAKAEKSAPKVFVLGEMLELGKFSQREHQALLDQLADEKEIQLFLFGPSFLGLSLPPFAQHFEQLDQLRQALPTSGHAIYVKGSRGNRLEQLFD, translated from the coding sequence ATGGAGATCGCTCAATTATATACCCATTTTTTATCGGCTAAAGGCCTTTGTATTGATAGTCGCCAAGTTAAGGCGGGAGATTTGTTTTTTGCCTTAGGCCAAAAAGATGAAAATGGATGTCACAAAGGAAATGATTTTGCGGAAATGGCTTTAGCAAAAGGAGCTTTGGCCGCTATTATCAACGACCCTCGACTAAAAGCCGAAAATGCGCAAGATGAGCGCTATATTTTAGTGGAAGATGTAGAAATTTGTCTGCAACAATTGGCTAAATATCACCGCAAACAGCTAGATATTCCCGTTTTGGCGGTGGTGGGCTCCAATGGCAAAACAACTTGCCGAGAGTTACTTTATTTGGTCCTTTCACAAAATTATGATTGCTGGGCCACGCCTGGCAACTTGAATAACCACTTAGGTTTGCCCCTTTCCGTTCTGCAAATTAAAAATGAACATGAGTTGGCTATCCTAGAAATTGGTGCAAATCACCTAGGCGAAACCGCTGCCCTCTGCGAAATTGCCGCGCCTACACATGGCCTAATTACTAATCACGGTAAAGACCATTTGGGAGAATATGGCTCGGTGGAAAATATCCAGAAAGCCAATCACGAACTCTATGATTATTTGGCCAAAACAGGGGGACAAGCCTTTGTTTATGGTCAAGATCCAGTGATGATGAAGGCCGCTAAACAACTAAAAGATCCCATTTTTTACGGTCGCCCCAATGACCAAACTAAGGCAAAACTACTTGCCGCTCCCGATCTAGAACTACAAATCCAATTGGGCAAAAGAAAGTTAGCAATCAAAATGAATCTTTTTGGCGAGTTTTGGGCGCCCACCGTTTTAGCCGCTGCCACAATTGGCGATTATTTTGCCCTGCCAGCTGCCGTGATTAAACAAGCACTGGAAAGCTACGCCCCAAAATCTCTTCGCTCCGAACGCCGAAACTGGAATGAGCAAGCGCTTTTACTCGATTGCTATAATGCCAATCCAAGCAGTATGCAAGTCTTTCTGCAAGCCGCTAAGGCCGAAAAATCAGCGCCCAAGGTTTTTGTCCTAGGCGAAATGCTGGAGCTCGGCAAGTTTAGCCAAAGGGAGCATCAAGCGCTATTGGACCAACTGGCTGACGAAAAAGAAATTCAACTTTTCTTGTTTGGCCCTAGCTTTTTGGGCTTGTCGCTGCCTCCTTTCGCCCAACATTTTGAGCAGTTGGACCAACTGCGACAGGCTTTGCCTACTTCTGGCCACGCCATTTATGTCAAGGGCTCTAGAGGCAACCGCTTAGAACAACTTTTTGATTAA
- a CDS encoding ATP-dependent Clp protease ATP-binding subunit, with the protein MFDKFTEKARQAVLKAQEYVRGRQQQDVQLAHLLAAMLEVDDNVVGYLLKKLSVNLKDLKQKLEVIMDAYPKVYGSNSGSHLSKEASLAIQNAQNLARDFGDEFVALDMILAGIFSVDDKTTRLLRSLGANEKLLGDAIKELRKGRTVKSESGENEFNALRKYGVNYNEQCRNGKLDRIIGRDDEIRRLLHILSRRKKNNPILIGEPGVGKTAIVEGLAWRIVNNDVPENLKDKTVFGLDLAALVAGAKYKGEFEERLKAVVKEVTTSNNVILFIDEIHTLVGAGGGGGAMDAANILKPALARGELRAIGATTLDEYQKYFETDKALERRFQKIVIDQPSLEETVAILRGLRERYENHHQVRILDDALIAAAELSHRYISDRALPDKAIDLMDEAAAKLRLELNSMPEKLDELDRKVRQLEIEREAVKRDGDQKRLDAINEQIANISEELTVLKAAWESEKELINIIQSCKSEIEKYRLEAEEARRNSDYAKVAELEYGKIKEQETILANAEAQLETLSPEKRLTDGEVDANDIAEVVARWTGIPVAKMLESEREKLLRLEDEIGKRIIGQREAVQAVSDAVRRSRAGLQDAKKPIGSFLFMGTTGVGKTELAKALAELLFNDEGAITRFDMSEYMEKHAVSRLVGPPPGYVGYEEGGQLTNAVRQKPYSIILLDEIEKAHPDTFNILLQVLDDGRLTDNKGRVADFKNTIIIMTTNMGADVIQDNFDGLDDVDPSKRQTIIETTKLEVIERLKDHVRPEFLNRIDETVMFTMLNREEIKQILYLLLKGIRKRVLSQGFDIELSQAAIDYLADLGYEPAFGARPMKRVLQRELVNELSKALLASQFTPGDLIYVDLPKGQEKLLFTKKEEEVEVED; encoded by the coding sequence ATGTTTGATAAATTCACCGAAAAAGCCCGGCAGGCCGTACTAAAAGCACAAGAATACGTGCGCGGCCGCCAACAGCAAGACGTTCAATTGGCCCATTTATTAGCCGCTATGTTAGAAGTGGATGATAATGTAGTGGGCTACCTACTCAAAAAATTATCGGTAAACCTTAAGGACCTCAAGCAAAAGCTAGAGGTAATTATGGATGCTTACCCTAAAGTCTATGGAAGCAACTCAGGCAGCCACCTTTCTAAAGAAGCTAGCCTAGCTATCCAAAATGCCCAAAACCTCGCCCGCGATTTCGGCGATGAGTTTGTTGCCCTCGATATGATCCTGGCTGGTATTTTCTCTGTAGACGATAAAACCACTCGCCTACTCCGTAGCCTCGGCGCTAACGAAAAACTACTTGGCGACGCCATTAAGGAATTGCGCAAAGGCCGCACCGTAAAAAGCGAAAGCGGCGAAAATGAATTTAACGCCCTCCGCAAATATGGCGTAAACTATAACGAACAATGCCGCAACGGGAAATTGGACCGCATTATCGGCCGCGATGATGAAATTCGCCGCCTACTCCATATCCTCTCTCGCCGCAAAAAGAATAATCCCATCCTTATCGGAGAACCCGGTGTGGGTAAAACCGCTATTGTAGAAGGTTTGGCTTGGCGTATCGTAAATAACGATGTGCCCGAAAACCTAAAAGATAAAACCGTTTTTGGCCTAGACCTAGCCGCTCTAGTAGCTGGCGCCAAATATAAAGGGGAATTTGAAGAACGCCTCAAAGCAGTCGTCAAAGAAGTTACCACTTCTAATAATGTCATCCTCTTTATTGATGAAATTCATACCCTAGTTGGTGCTGGTGGAGGTGGAGGCGCAATGGATGCCGCCAACATTCTTAAACCCGCTCTAGCCCGTGGCGAACTACGCGCTATTGGTGCCACAACCCTAGATGAGTACCAAAAGTACTTTGAAACAGATAAGGCCCTGGAAAGACGATTCCAGAAAATTGTCATTGACCAACCTTCTTTGGAAGAAACTGTGGCCATTTTGCGTGGACTAAGAGAACGCTACGAAAATCACCACCAAGTTCGCATTCTCGATGACGCCCTCATTGCCGCTGCAGAACTTTCTCATCGCTATATTAGTGATCGTGCCCTACCCGATAAAGCCATCGACTTGATGGATGAGGCTGCGGCTAAACTTCGCTTAGAGCTAAACTCGATGCCCGAAAAATTAGATGAATTGGACCGCAAGGTACGTCAACTAGAAATTGAACGCGAGGCTGTAAAACGAGATGGCGACCAAAAGCGATTGGATGCTATCAATGAACAAATTGCCAACATCTCGGAAGAACTCACGGTCCTAAAAGCCGCTTGGGAGTCAGAAAAGGAATTGATCAATATTATTCAGTCTTGTAAGTCTGAAATTGAAAAATATCGCCTAGAAGCTGAAGAGGCTCGCCGTAATAGCGATTATGCTAAAGTGGCCGAATTGGAATATGGCAAAATCAAAGAACAGGAAACTATTTTGGCCAATGCAGAAGCCCAACTAGAAACCCTTTCTCCTGAAAAACGCCTAACGGATGGAGAAGTAGATGCCAATGACATTGCAGAAGTTGTTGCTCGTTGGACCGGTATTCCCGTAGCCAAAATGCTCGAAAGCGAAAGAGAAAAACTCCTCCGCTTAGAAGATGAAATTGGCAAGCGAATTATTGGACAAAGAGAGGCGGTACAAGCCGTTTCAGATGCCGTTCGCCGTAGCCGCGCTGGCCTACAAGATGCAAAAAAACCCATTGGTTCATTCCTCTTTATGGGAACAACTGGGGTAGGTAAAACGGAATTGGCCAAAGCCTTGGCCGAGCTCCTCTTTAATGATGAAGGAGCAATTACCCGCTTTGATATGTCCGAGTATATGGAGAAACATGCTGTTTCTCGACTCGTAGGTCCACCTCCTGGTTATGTGGGCTATGAAGAAGGAGGACAATTGACCAATGCTGTTCGTCAAAAGCCTTATTCTATCATTCTACTCGATGAAATTGAAAAGGCCCACCCTGATACCTTCAATATTTTGTTGCAGGTCCTAGACGATGGCCGCCTTACCGATAATAAAGGCCGTGTAGCCGATTTTAAAAATACCATTATCATCATGACGACCAATATGGGCGCCGATGTGATCCAAGATAACTTTGATGGCTTAGACGATGTCGATCCAAGCAAACGCCAAACGATCATTGAAACGACTAAATTGGAAGTTATTGAGCGACTCAAAGACCATGTTCGTCCTGAGTTCCTCAACCGAATTGATGAAACGGTAATGTTTACTATGCTCAACCGCGAAGAAATTAAGCAGATTCTTTATCTTCTACTTAAAGGCATTCGCAAGAGAGTATTGAGCCAAGGCTTTGATATTGAGCTATCTCAAGCCGCCATTGATTACTTAGCTGATTTGGGCTATGAGCCGGCCTTTGGAGCCCGCCCCATGAAGCGCGTACTTCAAAGAGAATTGGTCAATGAGTTGTCTAAAGCGCTGCTAGCTAGCCAATTTACCCCTGGCGACCTCATTTATGTCGACCTTCCTAAAGGACAAGAAAAGCTCTTGTTTACTAAAAAGGAAGAAGAGGTTGAAGTTGAAGACTAA